From the Meleagris gallopavo isolate NT-WF06-2002-E0010 breed Aviagen turkey brand Nicholas breeding stock chromosome 19, Turkey_5.1, whole genome shotgun sequence genome, one window contains:
- the KCNT1 gene encoding potassium channel subfamily T member 1 isoform X3 has translation MGTRSSGVQVEFYVNENTFKERLKLFFIKNQRSSLRIRLFNFSLKLLTCLLYIVRVLLDNPEEGIGCWECEKQNYTLFNQSTKINWSHIFWVDRKLPLWAVQVSIALISFLETMLLIYLSYKGNIWEQIFRISFILEMINTVPFIITIFWPPLRNLFIPVFLNCWLAKYALENMINDLHRAIQRTQSAMFNQVLILICTLLCLVFTGTCGIQHLERAGEKLSLFKSFYFCIVTFSTVGYGDVTPKIWPSQLLVVIMICVALVVLPLQFEELVYLWMERQKSGGNYSRHRAQTEKHVVLCVSSLKIDLLMDFLNEFYAHPRLQDYYVVILCPTEMDIQVRRVLQIPLWSQRVIYLQGSALKDQDLMRAKMDNGEACFILSSRNEVDRTAADHQTILRAWAVKDFAPNCPLYVQILKPENKFHVKFADHVVCEEECKYAMLALNCVCPATSTLITLLVHTSRGQEGQESPEQWQRMYGRCSGNEVYHIRMGDSKFFMEYEGKSFTYAAFHAHKKYGVCLIGIRREENKSILLNPGPRHIMAASDTCFYINITKEENSAFIFKQEEKQKKKGFAGRGTYDGPSRLPVHSIIASMGTVAMDLQNTECRPTNSSKLALPAENGSGNRRPSIAPVLELADTSTLLPCDLLSDQSEDEMTQSDEEGSAAVEYVKGYPPNSPYIGSSPTLCHLLPEKAPFCCLRLDKGCKHNSFEDAKAYGFKNKLIIVSAETAGNGLYNFIVPLRAYYRSRKELNPIVLLLDNKPEHHFLEAICCFPMVYYMEGTIDNLDSLLQCGIIYADNLVVVDKESTMSAEEDYMADAKTIVNVQTMFRLFPSLSIITELTHPSNMRFMQFRAKDSYSLALSKLEKKERENGSNLAFMFRLPFAAGRVFSISMLDTLLYQSFVKDYMITITRLLLGLDTTPGSGYLCAMKITEDDLWIRTYGRLFQKLCSSSAEIPIGIYRTESHMFATSEPHDIRAQSQISINVEDCEDTKDVKEHWGIKTGHHRNSCSSDQSEHPLLRRKSMQWARRLSRKGNKHSGKTAEWISQQRLSLYRRSERQELSELVKNRMKHLGLPTTGYDEMNDHQNTLSYVLINPPPDTRLELNDIVYLIRSDPLAHVANDGHSRKSSCSNKLGPCNPETRDETQL, from the exons ATGGGGACGAGAAGCTCGGG GGTGCAGGTGGAGTTCTACGTCAATGAGAACACCTTCAAGGAGCGCCTGAAGCTCTTCTTCATCAAAAACCAGCGATCGA GTCTGAGGATCCGACTGTTCAACTTCTCCCTGAAGCTGCTCACCTGCCTGCTTTACATCGTGCGTGTGCTGCTCGACAACCCAGAGGAGGGCATAGGATG CTGGGAATGCGAGAAGCAGAACTACACCCTCTTCAATCAGTCCACCAAGATCAACTG GTCACACATCTTCTGGGTAGACAGGAAGCTGCCGCTGTGGGCTGTCCAG GTCAGCATTGCCCTGATCAGCTTTCTGGAGACCATGCTGCTCATCTATCTCAGCTACAAG gGGAACATCTGGGAGCAGATTTTCCGCATTTCTTTCATCCTTGAGATGATCAATACAGTGCCCTTCATTATCACA ATATTTTGGCCTCCTCTGCGGAATTTGTTCATCCCTGTCTTTCTGAACTGCTGGCTTGCCAAGTACGCCTTGGAGAACATGATA AATGACCTGCACCGTGCCATCCAGAGGACCCAGTCTGCCATGTTCAACCAGGTGCTCATCCTCATCTGCACCCTCCTGTGTCTCGTCTTCACTGG TACCTGCGGCATCCAGCATTTGGAGAGAGCGGGAGAGAAGCTCTCCCTCTTCAAATCCTTCTACTTTTGCATTGTCACCTTTTCCACTGTGGGCTATGGGGATGTGACACCCAAGATCTGgccttcccagctccttgttGTCATCATGATCTGTGTTGCACTGGTTGTGCTGCCGCTGCAG TTCGAGGAACTCGTCTACTTGTGGATGGAGCGGCAGAAGTCAGGGGGCAACTACAGCCGGCACCGCGCCCAGACAGAGAAGCACGTCGTGCTGTGTGTCAGCTCACTCAAGATTGACCTCCTCATGGACTTCCTCAATGAGTTCTATGCCCACCCAAGGCTACAG GACTACTATGTGGTGATCCTCTGCCCCACGGAGATGGACATCCAGGTGCGGCGGGTGCTGCAGATCCCTCTGTGGTCACAGCGGGTGATTTACCTGCAGGGCTCTGCGCTGAAGGACCAGGACCTCATGAGAGCCAA GATGGACAATGGGGAAGCCTGCTTCATTCTCAGCAGCCGGAATGAGGTGGACCGCACGGCGGCG GACCACCAAACCATCCTGAGAGCCTGGGCCGTGAAAGATTTTGCCCCAAACTGCCCTCTCTATGTGCAGATCTTAAAGCCGGAGAACAAGTTTCATGTCAAGTTTGCTG ATCACGTCGTCTGTGAGGAGGAGTGCAAGTATGCCATGCTGGCGCTCAACTGTGTCTGCCCTGCCACCTCCACGCTCATCACGCTGCTGGTGCACACCTCCCGTGGGCA GGAGGGCCAGGAGTCCCCGGAGCAGTGGCAGAGGATGTACGGTCGCTGCTCAGGCAACGAGGTCTACCACATCCGCATGGGTGACAGCAAGTTCTTCATGGAGTACGAGGGGAAAAGCTTCACCTACGCCGCCTTCCATGCACACAAGAA GTACGGTGTCTGCCTGATCGGCATCCGCAGGGAGGAGAACAAGAGCATCCTGCTGAACCCTGGCCCACGGCACATCATGGCTGCGTCTGACACCTGCTTCTACATCAACATCACCAAGGAAGAGAACTCTGCCTTTATCTTCAAGcaggaggagaagcagaagaagaagggcTTTGCAGGCAGGGGCACCTATGATGGCCCTTCCCGCCTGCCCGTGCATAGCATCATCGCCAGCATGG GTACAGTGGCCATGGACCTGCAGAACACTGAGTGCCGCCCCACCAACAGCAGCAAGCTGGCGCTGCCAGCAGAGAACGGCTCAGGCAACCGCCGGCCCAGCATCGCGCCCGTGCTCGAGCTGGCTGACACCTCAACCCTGCTGCCCTGCGACCTGCTCAGCGACCAGTCGGAGGATGAGATGACACAGTCAGACGAGGAGGGCTCAGCGGCGGTGGA GTACGTGAAGGGCTACCCACCCAACTCCCCATACATCGGCAGCTCGCCAACCCTATGCCACCTCCTGCCCGAGAAAGCCCCATTCTGCTGCCTGCGGTTGGACAAG GGCTGCAAGCACAACAGCTTTGAAGACGCCAAGGCCTATGGCTTTAAGAACAAGTTGATCATCGTGTCGGCAGAGACCGCTGGCAATGGGCTGTATAACTTCATCGTCCCGCTGCGTGCCTACTATCGGTCTCGCAAAGAGTTGAACCCAATTGTGTTGCTTCTGGACAACAA ACCAGAGCACCACTTTCTGGAAGCCATCTGTTGTTTCCCCATGGTTTACTACATGGAAGGCACCATTGACAA TCTGGACAGCCTGCTGCAGTGTGGCATCATCTACGCTGACAACCTGGTGGTTGTGGACAAGGAGAGCACCATGAGTGCTGAGGAGGACTACATGGCGGATGCAAAGACGATTGTCAACGTCCAGACCATGTTCAG GCTCTTTCCCAGCCTCAGCATCATCACAGAGCTGACCCATCCCTCCAACATGAGGTTCATGCAGTTCAGAGCAAAGGACAGCTACTCCTTAGCCCTTTCCAAGCTAGAGAAG aaaGAGCGTGAGAATGgctccaacctggccttcatGTTCCGCCTGCCCTTTGCTGCGGGGAGGGTCTTCAGCATCAGCATGCTGGACACGCTGCTCTACCAG TCGTTTGTGAAGGACTACATGATCACCATCACCCGACTGCTGCTGGGCCTCGACACCACGCCGGGCTCTGGCTACCTCTGTGCG ATGAAGATCACAGAGGATGACCTGTGGATCCGGACCTACGGGCGCCTCTTCCAGAAGCTCTGCTCCTCCAGTGCTGAGATCCCCATCGGCATTTACCGGACGGAGTCGCACATGTTCGCCACCTCCGAG CCCCATGACATCAGAGCACAG TCACAGATCTCCATCAACGTGGAGGACTGCGAGGATACGAAGGATGTGAAGGAGCACTGGGGCATCAAGACGGGCCACCACAGGAACTCGTGCTCCAGTGACCAGTCTGAGCACCCGCTGCTGCGGCGCAAGAGCATGCAGTGGGCACGCCGGCTGAGCAGGAAGGGCAACAAGCACTCCGGCAAGACAGCCGAGTGGATCAGCCAGCAGAGGCTCAGCCTGTACCGCCGCTCCGAGCGGCAGGAGCTGTCCGAGCTCGTCAAGAACCGCATGAAGCACCTGGGCTTGCCAACCACCGGGTATG ATGAGATGAATGACCACCAGAACACTTTGTCCTATGTCCTGATCAACCCACCCCCAGACACACGGCTGGAGCTGAACGACATCGT GTACCTGATCCGCTCCGACCCGCTGGCACACGTGGCCAACGATGGGCACAGCCgcaagagcagctgcagcaacaAGCTGGGCCCCTGCAACCCCGAGACACGGGACGAGACCCAGCTGTGA
- the KCNT1 gene encoding potassium channel subfamily T member 1 isoform X5 gives MARAKLKNSPSESNSHVKTVPPATTEDIRGVSPLLPARRMGSLGSDVGQRPHAEDFSMDSSFSQVQVEFYVNENTFKERLKLFFIKNQRSSLRIRLFNFSLKLLTCLLYIVRVLLDNPEEGIGCWECEKQNYTLFNQSTKINWSHIFWVDRKLPLWAVQVSIALISFLETMLLIYLSYKGNIWEQIFRISFILEMINTVPFIITIFWPPLRNLFIPVFLNCWLAKYALENMINDLHRAIQRTQSAMFNQVLILICTLLCLVFTGTCGIQHLERAGEKLSLFKSFYFCIVTFSTVGYGDVTPKIWPSQLLVVIMICVALVVLPLQFEELVYLWMERQKSGGNYSRHRAQTEKHVVLCVSSLKIDLLMDFLNEFYAHPRLQDYYVVILCPTEMDIQVRRVLQIPLWSQRVIYLQGSALKDQDLMRAKMDNGEACFILSSRNEVDRTAADHQTILRAWAVKDFAPNCPLYVQILKPENKFHVKFADHVVCEEECKYAMLALNCVCPATSTLITLLVHTSRGQEGQESPEQWQRMYGRCSGNEVYHIRMGDSKFFMEYEGKSFTYAAFHAHKKYGVCLIGIRREENKSILLNPGPRHIMAASDTCFYINITKEENSAFIFKQEEKQKKKGFAGRGTYDGPSRLPVHSIIASMGTVAMDLQNTECRPTNSSKLALPAENGSGNRRPSIAPVLELADTSTLLPCDLLSDQSEDEMTQSDEEGSAAVEYVKGYPPNSPYIGSSPTLCHLLPEKAPFCCLRLDKGCKHNSFEDAKAYGFKNKLIIVSAETAGNGLYNFIVPLRAYYRSRKELNPIVLLLDNKPEHHFLEAICCFPMVYYMEGTIDNLDSLLQCGIIYADNLVVVDKESTMSAEEDYMADAKTIVNVQTMFRLFPSLSIITELTHPSNMRFMQFRAKDSYSLALSKLEKKERENGSNLAFMFRLPFAAGRVFSISMLDTLLYQSFVKDYMITITRLLLGLDTTPGSGYLCAMKITEDDLWIRTYGRLFQKLCSSSAEIPIGIYRTESHMFATSEPHDIRAQSQISINVEDCEDTKDVKEHWGIKTGHHRNSCSSDQSEHPLLRRKSMQWARRLSRKGNKHSGKTAEWISQQRLSLYRRSERQELSELVKNRMKHLGLPTTGYEDVANLTASDVMNRVNLGYLQDEMNDHQNTLSYVLINPPPDTRLELNDIVYLIRSDPLAHVANDGHSRKSSCSNKLGPCNPETRDETQL, from the exons ATGGCGAGAGCCAAGCTGAAGAATTCCCCTTCAGAGAGCAACTCACATGTGAAGACTGTCCCACCAGCAACGACAGAAGATATCCGTGGGGTGAGCCCCTTGCTGCCAGCGCGGAGGATGGGCTCCTTGGGGAGCGATGTCGGACAGAG GCCCCACGCCGAGGATTTCAGCATGGATTCCTCCTTCTCTCA GGTGCAGGTGGAGTTCTACGTCAATGAGAACACCTTCAAGGAGCGCCTGAAGCTCTTCTTCATCAAAAACCAGCGATCGA GTCTGAGGATCCGACTGTTCAACTTCTCCCTGAAGCTGCTCACCTGCCTGCTTTACATCGTGCGTGTGCTGCTCGACAACCCAGAGGAGGGCATAGGATG CTGGGAATGCGAGAAGCAGAACTACACCCTCTTCAATCAGTCCACCAAGATCAACTG GTCACACATCTTCTGGGTAGACAGGAAGCTGCCGCTGTGGGCTGTCCAG GTCAGCATTGCCCTGATCAGCTTTCTGGAGACCATGCTGCTCATCTATCTCAGCTACAAG gGGAACATCTGGGAGCAGATTTTCCGCATTTCTTTCATCCTTGAGATGATCAATACAGTGCCCTTCATTATCACA ATATTTTGGCCTCCTCTGCGGAATTTGTTCATCCCTGTCTTTCTGAACTGCTGGCTTGCCAAGTACGCCTTGGAGAACATGATA AATGACCTGCACCGTGCCATCCAGAGGACCCAGTCTGCCATGTTCAACCAGGTGCTCATCCTCATCTGCACCCTCCTGTGTCTCGTCTTCACTGG TACCTGCGGCATCCAGCATTTGGAGAGAGCGGGAGAGAAGCTCTCCCTCTTCAAATCCTTCTACTTTTGCATTGTCACCTTTTCCACTGTGGGCTATGGGGATGTGACACCCAAGATCTGgccttcccagctccttgttGTCATCATGATCTGTGTTGCACTGGTTGTGCTGCCGCTGCAG TTCGAGGAACTCGTCTACTTGTGGATGGAGCGGCAGAAGTCAGGGGGCAACTACAGCCGGCACCGCGCCCAGACAGAGAAGCACGTCGTGCTGTGTGTCAGCTCACTCAAGATTGACCTCCTCATGGACTTCCTCAATGAGTTCTATGCCCACCCAAGGCTACAG GACTACTATGTGGTGATCCTCTGCCCCACGGAGATGGACATCCAGGTGCGGCGGGTGCTGCAGATCCCTCTGTGGTCACAGCGGGTGATTTACCTGCAGGGCTCTGCGCTGAAGGACCAGGACCTCATGAGAGCCAA GATGGACAATGGGGAAGCCTGCTTCATTCTCAGCAGCCGGAATGAGGTGGACCGCACGGCGGCG GACCACCAAACCATCCTGAGAGCCTGGGCCGTGAAAGATTTTGCCCCAAACTGCCCTCTCTATGTGCAGATCTTAAAGCCGGAGAACAAGTTTCATGTCAAGTTTGCTG ATCACGTCGTCTGTGAGGAGGAGTGCAAGTATGCCATGCTGGCGCTCAACTGTGTCTGCCCTGCCACCTCCACGCTCATCACGCTGCTGGTGCACACCTCCCGTGGGCA GGAGGGCCAGGAGTCCCCGGAGCAGTGGCAGAGGATGTACGGTCGCTGCTCAGGCAACGAGGTCTACCACATCCGCATGGGTGACAGCAAGTTCTTCATGGAGTACGAGGGGAAAAGCTTCACCTACGCCGCCTTCCATGCACACAAGAA GTACGGTGTCTGCCTGATCGGCATCCGCAGGGAGGAGAACAAGAGCATCCTGCTGAACCCTGGCCCACGGCACATCATGGCTGCGTCTGACACCTGCTTCTACATCAACATCACCAAGGAAGAGAACTCTGCCTTTATCTTCAAGcaggaggagaagcagaagaagaagggcTTTGCAGGCAGGGGCACCTATGATGGCCCTTCCCGCCTGCCCGTGCATAGCATCATCGCCAGCATGG GTACAGTGGCCATGGACCTGCAGAACACTGAGTGCCGCCCCACCAACAGCAGCAAGCTGGCGCTGCCAGCAGAGAACGGCTCAGGCAACCGCCGGCCCAGCATCGCGCCCGTGCTCGAGCTGGCTGACACCTCAACCCTGCTGCCCTGCGACCTGCTCAGCGACCAGTCGGAGGATGAGATGACACAGTCAGACGAGGAGGGCTCAGCGGCGGTGGA GTACGTGAAGGGCTACCCACCCAACTCCCCATACATCGGCAGCTCGCCAACCCTATGCCACCTCCTGCCCGAGAAAGCCCCATTCTGCTGCCTGCGGTTGGACAAG GGCTGCAAGCACAACAGCTTTGAAGACGCCAAGGCCTATGGCTTTAAGAACAAGTTGATCATCGTGTCGGCAGAGACCGCTGGCAATGGGCTGTATAACTTCATCGTCCCGCTGCGTGCCTACTATCGGTCTCGCAAAGAGTTGAACCCAATTGTGTTGCTTCTGGACAACAA ACCAGAGCACCACTTTCTGGAAGCCATCTGTTGTTTCCCCATGGTTTACTACATGGAAGGCACCATTGACAA TCTGGACAGCCTGCTGCAGTGTGGCATCATCTACGCTGACAACCTGGTGGTTGTGGACAAGGAGAGCACCATGAGTGCTGAGGAGGACTACATGGCGGATGCAAAGACGATTGTCAACGTCCAGACCATGTTCAG GCTCTTTCCCAGCCTCAGCATCATCACAGAGCTGACCCATCCCTCCAACATGAGGTTCATGCAGTTCAGAGCAAAGGACAGCTACTCCTTAGCCCTTTCCAAGCTAGAGAAG aaaGAGCGTGAGAATGgctccaacctggccttcatGTTCCGCCTGCCCTTTGCTGCGGGGAGGGTCTTCAGCATCAGCATGCTGGACACGCTGCTCTACCAG TCGTTTGTGAAGGACTACATGATCACCATCACCCGACTGCTGCTGGGCCTCGACACCACGCCGGGCTCTGGCTACCTCTGTGCG ATGAAGATCACAGAGGATGACCTGTGGATCCGGACCTACGGGCGCCTCTTCCAGAAGCTCTGCTCCTCCAGTGCTGAGATCCCCATCGGCATTTACCGGACGGAGTCGCACATGTTCGCCACCTCCGAG CCCCATGACATCAGAGCACAG TCACAGATCTCCATCAACGTGGAGGACTGCGAGGATACGAAGGATGTGAAGGAGCACTGGGGCATCAAGACGGGCCACCACAGGAACTCGTGCTCCAGTGACCAGTCTGAGCACCCGCTGCTGCGGCGCAAGAGCATGCAGTGGGCACGCCGGCTGAGCAGGAAGGGCAACAAGCACTCCGGCAAGACAGCCGAGTGGATCAGCCAGCAGAGGCTCAGCCTGTACCGCCGCTCCGAGCGGCAGGAGCTGTCCGAGCTCGTCAAGAACCGCATGAAGCACCTGGGCTTGCCAACCACCGGGTATG AGGATGTAGCAAATTTAACAGCCAGTGATGTGATGAATCGGGTAAACCTGGGATATTTGCAAG ATGAGATGAATGACCACCAGAACACTTTGTCCTATGTCCTGATCAACCCACCCCCAGACACACGGCTGGAGCTGAACGACATCGT GTACCTGATCCGCTCCGACCCGCTGGCACACGTGGCCAACGATGGGCACAGCCgcaagagcagctgcagcaacaAGCTGGGCCCCTGCAACCCCGAGACACGGGACGAGACCCAGCTGTGA
- the KCNT1 gene encoding potassium channel subfamily T member 1 isoform X6 encodes MARAKLKNSPSESNSHVKTVPPATTEDIRGVSPLLPARRMGSLGSDVGQRVQVEFYVNENTFKERLKLFFIKNQRSSLRIRLFNFSLKLLTCLLYIVRVLLDNPEEGIGCWECEKQNYTLFNQSTKINWSHIFWVDRKLPLWAVQVSIALISFLETMLLIYLSYKGNIWEQIFRISFILEMINTVPFIITIFWPPLRNLFIPVFLNCWLAKYALENMINDLHRAIQRTQSAMFNQVLILICTLLCLVFTGTCGIQHLERAGEKLSLFKSFYFCIVTFSTVGYGDVTPKIWPSQLLVVIMICVALVVLPLQFEELVYLWMERQKSGGNYSRHRAQTEKHVVLCVSSLKIDLLMDFLNEFYAHPRLQDYYVVILCPTEMDIQVRRVLQIPLWSQRVIYLQGSALKDQDLMRAKMDNGEACFILSSRNEVDRTAADHQTILRAWAVKDFAPNCPLYVQILKPENKFHVKFADHVVCEEECKYAMLALNCVCPATSTLITLLVHTSRGQEGQESPEQWQRMYGRCSGNEVYHIRMGDSKFFMEYEGKSFTYAAFHAHKKYGVCLIGIRREENKSILLNPGPRHIMAASDTCFYINITKEENSAFIFKQEEKQKKKGFAGRGTYDGPSRLPVHSIIASMGTVAMDLQNTECRPTNSSKLALPAENGSGNRRPSIAPVLELADTSTLLPCDLLSDQSEDEMTQSDEEGSAAVEYVKGYPPNSPYIGSSPTLCHLLPEKAPFCCLRLDKGCKHNSFEDAKAYGFKNKLIIVSAETAGNGLYNFIVPLRAYYRSRKELNPIVLLLDNKPEHHFLEAICCFPMVYYMEGTIDNLDSLLQCGIIYADNLVVVDKESTMSAEEDYMADAKTIVNVQTMFRLFPSLSIITELTHPSNMRFMQFRAKDSYSLALSKLEKKERENGSNLAFMFRLPFAAGRVFSISMLDTLLYQSFVKDYMITITRLLLGLDTTPGSGYLCAMKITEDDLWIRTYGRLFQKLCSSSAEIPIGIYRTESHMFATSEPHDIRAQSQISINVEDCEDTKDVKEHWGIKTGHHRNSCSSDQSEHPLLRRKSMQWARRLSRKGNKHSGKTAEWISQQRLSLYRRSERQELSELVKNRMKHLGLPTTGYEDVANLTASDVMNRVNLGYLQDEMNDHQNTLSYVLINPPPDTRLELNDIVYLIRSDPLAHVANDGHSRKSSCSNKLGPCNPETRDETQL; translated from the exons ATGGCGAGAGCCAAGCTGAAGAATTCCCCTTCAGAGAGCAACTCACATGTGAAGACTGTCCCACCAGCAACGACAGAAGATATCCGTGGGGTGAGCCCCTTGCTGCCAGCGCGGAGGATGGGCTCCTTGGGGAGCGATGTCGGACAGAG GGTGCAGGTGGAGTTCTACGTCAATGAGAACACCTTCAAGGAGCGCCTGAAGCTCTTCTTCATCAAAAACCAGCGATCGA GTCTGAGGATCCGACTGTTCAACTTCTCCCTGAAGCTGCTCACCTGCCTGCTTTACATCGTGCGTGTGCTGCTCGACAACCCAGAGGAGGGCATAGGATG CTGGGAATGCGAGAAGCAGAACTACACCCTCTTCAATCAGTCCACCAAGATCAACTG GTCACACATCTTCTGGGTAGACAGGAAGCTGCCGCTGTGGGCTGTCCAG GTCAGCATTGCCCTGATCAGCTTTCTGGAGACCATGCTGCTCATCTATCTCAGCTACAAG gGGAACATCTGGGAGCAGATTTTCCGCATTTCTTTCATCCTTGAGATGATCAATACAGTGCCCTTCATTATCACA ATATTTTGGCCTCCTCTGCGGAATTTGTTCATCCCTGTCTTTCTGAACTGCTGGCTTGCCAAGTACGCCTTGGAGAACATGATA AATGACCTGCACCGTGCCATCCAGAGGACCCAGTCTGCCATGTTCAACCAGGTGCTCATCCTCATCTGCACCCTCCTGTGTCTCGTCTTCACTGG TACCTGCGGCATCCAGCATTTGGAGAGAGCGGGAGAGAAGCTCTCCCTCTTCAAATCCTTCTACTTTTGCATTGTCACCTTTTCCACTGTGGGCTATGGGGATGTGACACCCAAGATCTGgccttcccagctccttgttGTCATCATGATCTGTGTTGCACTGGTTGTGCTGCCGCTGCAG TTCGAGGAACTCGTCTACTTGTGGATGGAGCGGCAGAAGTCAGGGGGCAACTACAGCCGGCACCGCGCCCAGACAGAGAAGCACGTCGTGCTGTGTGTCAGCTCACTCAAGATTGACCTCCTCATGGACTTCCTCAATGAGTTCTATGCCCACCCAAGGCTACAG GACTACTATGTGGTGATCCTCTGCCCCACGGAGATGGACATCCAGGTGCGGCGGGTGCTGCAGATCCCTCTGTGGTCACAGCGGGTGATTTACCTGCAGGGCTCTGCGCTGAAGGACCAGGACCTCATGAGAGCCAA GATGGACAATGGGGAAGCCTGCTTCATTCTCAGCAGCCGGAATGAGGTGGACCGCACGGCGGCG GACCACCAAACCATCCTGAGAGCCTGGGCCGTGAAAGATTTTGCCCCAAACTGCCCTCTCTATGTGCAGATCTTAAAGCCGGAGAACAAGTTTCATGTCAAGTTTGCTG ATCACGTCGTCTGTGAGGAGGAGTGCAAGTATGCCATGCTGGCGCTCAACTGTGTCTGCCCTGCCACCTCCACGCTCATCACGCTGCTGGTGCACACCTCCCGTGGGCA GGAGGGCCAGGAGTCCCCGGAGCAGTGGCAGAGGATGTACGGTCGCTGCTCAGGCAACGAGGTCTACCACATCCGCATGGGTGACAGCAAGTTCTTCATGGAGTACGAGGGGAAAAGCTTCACCTACGCCGCCTTCCATGCACACAAGAA GTACGGTGTCTGCCTGATCGGCATCCGCAGGGAGGAGAACAAGAGCATCCTGCTGAACCCTGGCCCACGGCACATCATGGCTGCGTCTGACACCTGCTTCTACATCAACATCACCAAGGAAGAGAACTCTGCCTTTATCTTCAAGcaggaggagaagcagaagaagaagggcTTTGCAGGCAGGGGCACCTATGATGGCCCTTCCCGCCTGCCCGTGCATAGCATCATCGCCAGCATGG GTACAGTGGCCATGGACCTGCAGAACACTGAGTGCCGCCCCACCAACAGCAGCAAGCTGGCGCTGCCAGCAGAGAACGGCTCAGGCAACCGCCGGCCCAGCATCGCGCCCGTGCTCGAGCTGGCTGACACCTCAACCCTGCTGCCCTGCGACCTGCTCAGCGACCAGTCGGAGGATGAGATGACACAGTCAGACGAGGAGGGCTCAGCGGCGGTGGA GTACGTGAAGGGCTACCCACCCAACTCCCCATACATCGGCAGCTCGCCAACCCTATGCCACCTCCTGCCCGAGAAAGCCCCATTCTGCTGCCTGCGGTTGGACAAG GGCTGCAAGCACAACAGCTTTGAAGACGCCAAGGCCTATGGCTTTAAGAACAAGTTGATCATCGTGTCGGCAGAGACCGCTGGCAATGGGCTGTATAACTTCATCGTCCCGCTGCGTGCCTACTATCGGTCTCGCAAAGAGTTGAACCCAATTGTGTTGCTTCTGGACAACAA ACCAGAGCACCACTTTCTGGAAGCCATCTGTTGTTTCCCCATGGTTTACTACATGGAAGGCACCATTGACAA TCTGGACAGCCTGCTGCAGTGTGGCATCATCTACGCTGACAACCTGGTGGTTGTGGACAAGGAGAGCACCATGAGTGCTGAGGAGGACTACATGGCGGATGCAAAGACGATTGTCAACGTCCAGACCATGTTCAG GCTCTTTCCCAGCCTCAGCATCATCACAGAGCTGACCCATCCCTCCAACATGAGGTTCATGCAGTTCAGAGCAAAGGACAGCTACTCCTTAGCCCTTTCCAAGCTAGAGAAG aaaGAGCGTGAGAATGgctccaacctggccttcatGTTCCGCCTGCCCTTTGCTGCGGGGAGGGTCTTCAGCATCAGCATGCTGGACACGCTGCTCTACCAG TCGTTTGTGAAGGACTACATGATCACCATCACCCGACTGCTGCTGGGCCTCGACACCACGCCGGGCTCTGGCTACCTCTGTGCG ATGAAGATCACAGAGGATGACCTGTGGATCCGGACCTACGGGCGCCTCTTCCAGAAGCTCTGCTCCTCCAGTGCTGAGATCCCCATCGGCATTTACCGGACGGAGTCGCACATGTTCGCCACCTCCGAG CCCCATGACATCAGAGCACAG TCACAGATCTCCATCAACGTGGAGGACTGCGAGGATACGAAGGATGTGAAGGAGCACTGGGGCATCAAGACGGGCCACCACAGGAACTCGTGCTCCAGTGACCAGTCTGAGCACCCGCTGCTGCGGCGCAAGAGCATGCAGTGGGCACGCCGGCTGAGCAGGAAGGGCAACAAGCACTCCGGCAAGACAGCCGAGTGGATCAGCCAGCAGAGGCTCAGCCTGTACCGCCGCTCCGAGCGGCAGGAGCTGTCCGAGCTCGTCAAGAACCGCATGAAGCACCTGGGCTTGCCAACCACCGGGTATG AGGATGTAGCAAATTTAACAGCCAGTGATGTGATGAATCGGGTAAACCTGGGATATTTGCAAG ATGAGATGAATGACCACCAGAACACTTTGTCCTATGTCCTGATCAACCCACCCCCAGACACACGGCTGGAGCTGAACGACATCGT GTACCTGATCCGCTCCGACCCGCTGGCACACGTGGCCAACGATGGGCACAGCCgcaagagcagctgcagcaacaAGCTGGGCCCCTGCAACCCCGAGACACGGGACGAGACCCAGCTGTGA